The sequence CGCCGACAGCAGCAGGGGACGGAGTTGCATTGGGGTGTCTTCCTCGTTTTCGGGGGTGAGACGCCGCGCTCCAAAGCAGGCCCCATGCCGGGCACTGACCGTCAGTGTTATCAATGGGTTGGAAGTTGAAGCGAGCGGCCAGTACCGGAATATCGGTGTGTCACCGGCCCTTCGGTGGGTGGTTCCACCGGTCTGCCGGTGCGGTGGCTCGCCGAACCGATAATGCGGTGCGCCAGGGTGTCACCGGTGCGCTTCGGCCCTTCCGGTGGGCGCTTTGGCGGGTAAGGTGCGCGCATGCCAGGCCCGTTCATTGAAGACGCGCAGATCGACCATGCGCGCAAGCTGGCGGACGAAATCGTCAATCCGATCTTCGACCTCATCCGCCGTAACACCACCGTATCCACCGAGCGCACCGTGTTGCGCTTCTTCGGCATCTCCGGAGCTGGCGCGCGGGGCGTGCCGCTCGCCAACCTGATGGTCGACAAGCTCAAGGCCGCCGGGGTGCTCAACAAGGGCGCCGCCTACTGGTACGGCCGCGCGCTGCACCTGGGGGCCAAGAGCCCGCTGGAGGCCGTGGAGCGACTCACCGCGCTGCCCACTGAGAAGCTGGGCCCGCTGCCCGCCGAGCAGGAGCAGAACCTCCGCGAGGAGGTCCGCGCCGAGGCCCGCGCGGCCATGGAGGACCTCAAGTCCCGCGTCGCCCAGCGCAACGCGCTCCGTGAGCAGTTCCCCATGTCGCCCGCGCCGCACAAGTACGTCATCGTCGCCACGGGCAACATCTACGACGACGTGGACCAGGCCCGCGCGGCCGCCCAGGCAGGCGCGGACGTCATCGCCGTCATCCGCTCCACCGCGCAGTCGCTGCTGGACTACGTGCCCCACGGCGCGACGACGGAGGGCTACGGCGGCACCTACGCCACCCAGGAGAACTTCCGCATCATGCGCGAGGCCCTGGACGAGGAGAGCCGCAAGCTCAAGCGCTACATCCAGCTCACCAACTACTCGTCCGGTCTCTGCATGTCGGAGATCGCCTTCTGCGCGGCCTTCGAGAAGCTGGACATGCTGCTCAACGACGCGATGTACGGAATCCTCTTCCGTGACATCAACATGCGGCGCACGTTCATCGACCAGTACTTCAGCCGCCGCATCTGCGCCGCCGCCGGCATCATCATCAACACCGGCGAGGACAACTACATCACCACCGCGGATGCGTACGACGCGGCCCACACCGTCATCGCCAGCCAGTTCATCAACGAGTGCTTCGCCAAGCGCGCGGGCCTCAAGGACTGGCAGCTCGGCATCGGCCACTCGTACGAAATCGACCCGTACCGCGACGACACGCTGCTCCTGGAGCTGTCGCAGGCCATGCTGGTGCGCCGCTGCTTCCCCAACGCGCCGCTGAAGTACATGCCGCCCACCAAGCACAAGGAGACGGACATCTTCTTCAGCCACGCGTACGACGTGATGGCGGACCTGGTGGCCATCTGGACGCGGCAGGGCATCCAGCTCTTGGGCATGATGACCGAGGCCATGCACACGCCGCTGCTCGCGGACCGGTACGTGGCGCTCAAATCCGCGTCGTACATCCACCGCGCCGCGCGCGGCATCGACGAGGAGTTCACCGTTCGCGAGGACGGCAAGATTGCCAACCGCGCCCGCGAGGTGTTCGGCCAGGCGATGAAGCTCCTCCAGGAGTGCCGTGACGAGGGCATGGTGGCGGCCATCGGCAAGGGCCACTTCGGCGACGTGAAGCGCGAAGAGACTGGCGGCAAGGGCCTGGATGGCGTGCTGGAGAAGGCCCCGGATTACTTCAACCCGTTCCTGGACCTGCTGGAGGCTGCGTGATGCTCGGTACGATTCTCGCCGTGGTGGTGGCCGCGGGTGGCTCCGCGGATGCGCTGGCGCAGTTCCAGGTGAAGAACGTGTCGCTCCAGGTGCCGGCGGCCTGGACTCGCGTGGTGGAGGACGGCACGAACAAGTTCTCCGCGCCCAGCGGTGACGCCTACTTCCTGGTGGACGTGGGCGCGGTGCAGACGGCCGGCATGAAGGCCGACACGTGCGTGGACAAGATTGTCCGCTCCATCGGCGGCGCCAACTGGACGCGCCTCAAGGTGGGTGGCCAGCCGGCGGCGAAGCGGCTGGACACGGACCAGTCGCCCAGCGGCGGCGCGGTGGACACGGTGACGTACGTGGGGTGCGACGGGAAGACGACGTGGTCCGTCGTCTTCTACCTGGAGCAGGGCAAGCAGGAGCGCTTCGCGCCGCTGGCGGAGAAGGTGGGCACGAGCGTGAAGCTGCAGCGGGCCGGGGGGAAATGAGCCGATGGTGAAGCCGAGCAAGCAGATCATCCGTCCCTATGGCGACCGGCGCGACGACGGCGTGGTGCAGCTGTCCTTCACGCTGCCGGTGCCGCTGTCGGAGAAGGCCAAGGAGGCCGCCGCCGTCTTCACGAAGAAGATGGGGTTCACCGACGTGAAGGTGGCCGCCGCCGAGCGCGCGGCGGACAGCTACACCTTCTTCATCGTCTATGCCCGCTCCAACGTGACGTTGGACTACGCGGAAATCGACGTGCCCGAGGTCGTCGTCAAGAAGATGTCCTTCGACGACCTCAACGCCTTCATCAAGGAGAAGGTGGGCCGCCGCATCGTCGTGTTCGGCGCGTGCACCGGCACGGACACGCACACGGTGGGCATCGACGCCATCCTCAACATGAAGGGCTACGCGGGCGACTACGGCCTGGAGCGCTACCCCGGCTTCGAGGCGTTCAACCTCGGCAGCCAGGTGCCCAACGAGGACCTCATCAAGAAGGCGATGGCGAGGAACGCCGACGCGATTCTGGTGAGCCAGGTCGTCACGCAGCGCGACGTGCACAAGGACAACTCGCGGCAGTTCATCGACGCGGCCAAGGCGGCGGGCATCCACGGCAAGGTGCAGCTGCTCCTCGGCGGGCCTCGCGTGGACCACAAGCTGGCGCTGGAGCTGGGCTTCGACGCCGGCTTCGGCCCGGGCACCAAGCCGTCGGACGTGGCCAACTACATCGTCCACGCGCTCCTGAAGAAGCTGGGCAAGGAGCCGCAGGACATGCACTACCAGGGAGAGCCCAAGTGAGCACTGGTACGAAGGCCGTCATCCGCCTGCGCATGAGCAGCCATGACGCGCACTACGGCGGCAACCTGGTGGACGGCGCGCGCATGCTGGGCCTCTTCGGCGACGTTGCCACGGAGCTGTGCATCCGCAGCGACGGGGACGAGGGGCTGTTCCGCGCCTATGACTCGGTGGAGTTCCTCGCGCCCGTGTACGCCGGGGACTTCATCGAGGCAGAAGGGGAAATCACCAGCACGGGCAACACGTCGCGGAAGATGCGCTTCGAAGCGCGCAAGGTCATCCGGCCGCGCACGGACGTGAACGATTCGGCGGCGGACCTGTTGCAGGAGCCGGTGGTGGTGTGCCGTGCTACGGGCACCTGCGTGGTTCCGAAGGACAAGCAGCGAGGTCAGCGATGAGCACTCCCATGGTCATCACCGCGGCGATGGTCGGCGCGGAGACGACGCGCGAGCAGAATCCGAACCTGCCCATTACCGCCGAGGAGATTGCCGAGGACGCGGCGCGCTGCCGCGAGGCCGGCGCGGCCATGGTGCACCTGCAC comes from Pyxidicoccus parkwaysis and encodes:
- a CDS encoding lysine 5,6-aminomutase subunit alpha; translated protein: MPGPFIEDAQIDHARKLADEIVNPIFDLIRRNTTVSTERTVLRFFGISGAGARGVPLANLMVDKLKAAGVLNKGAAYWYGRALHLGAKSPLEAVERLTALPTEKLGPLPAEQEQNLREEVRAEARAAMEDLKSRVAQRNALREQFPMSPAPHKYVIVATGNIYDDVDQARAAAQAGADVIAVIRSTAQSLLDYVPHGATTEGYGGTYATQENFRIMREALDEESRKLKRYIQLTNYSSGLCMSEIAFCAAFEKLDMLLNDAMYGILFRDINMRRTFIDQYFSRRICAAAGIIINTGEDNYITTADAYDAAHTVIASQFINECFAKRAGLKDWQLGIGHSYEIDPYRDDTLLLELSQAMLVRRCFPNAPLKYMPPTKHKETDIFFSHAYDVMADLVAIWTRQGIQLLGMMTEAMHTPLLADRYVALKSASYIHRAARGIDEEFTVREDGKIANRAREVFGQAMKLLQECRDEGMVAAIGKGHFGDVKREETGGKGLDGVLEKAPDYFNPFLDLLEAA
- a CDS encoding OAM dimerization domain-containing protein, which encodes MVKPSKQIIRPYGDRRDDGVVQLSFTLPVPLSEKAKEAAAVFTKKMGFTDVKVAAAERAADSYTFFIVYARSNVTLDYAEIDVPEVVVKKMSFDDLNAFIKEKVGRRIVVFGACTGTDTHTVGIDAILNMKGYAGDYGLERYPGFEAFNLGSQVPNEDLIKKAMARNADAILVSQVVTQRDVHKDNSRQFIDAAKAAGIHGKVQLLLGGPRVDHKLALELGFDAGFGPGTKPSDVANYIVHALLKKLGKEPQDMHYQGEPK
- a CDS encoding hotdog fold domain-containing protein, whose amino-acid sequence is MSTGTKAVIRLRMSSHDAHYGGNLVDGARMLGLFGDVATELCIRSDGDEGLFRAYDSVEFLAPVYAGDFIEAEGEITSTGNTSRKMRFEARKVIRPRTDVNDSAADLLQEPVVVCRATGTCVVPKDKQRGQR